The Chrysemys picta bellii isolate R12L10 chromosome 10, ASM1138683v2, whole genome shotgun sequence genome segment GCGCCCCTGATGTGGTGGCTTTTACCAGAGAGGAAGAGTTTGAAGAGGAGGCATACAATGAACCATCCCTGCCCGAGGAGTACTCTGTGCCACTGTTCCCCTTTGCTAACCACGGTGCCAACCCCTGGTCCAAGCTTTCAGGCTCCAAGTTCACCAAGGACTTCATTCTCATCTCTGAGTTCTCAGAGCAAGTGGGCCCGCAGCCTTTGTTGACCATCCCGGATGATGCCAAAGTTTCTGGCACTTTTGATCTGAACTATTTTTCCCTCCGGATCATGTCTGTGGATTATCAAGCCTCCTTTGTGGGGCACCCTCCTGGGTGCTCCTACCCAAAGCTAAACTTTGTGGAGGATTCCAAAGTGGTGTTGGGAGATTCCAAGGAAGGAGCTTTTGCTTATGTGCACCATCTAACTCTTTATGACCTTGAAGCTAGAGGCTTTGTGAGGCCTTTCTGCATGGCGTACATTTCCACTGACGAGCACAAAATCATGCAACAGTTTCAGGAGCTCTCTACAGAGTTCTCCAAAGCATCAGAGTGCTTAAAGACTGGTAACAGGAAAGCTTTTGCCAATGAACTTGAAAAGAAACTGAAAGACCTTGATTACACCAGGACAGTGCTGCACAATGAAACAGAGATACAGAAGAAAGCAAATGACAAAGGATTTTACACAACCCAGGCCATTGAGAAAGCTAATGAACTGGCTAGTGTTGAAAAGTCCATTATTGAGCATCAAGACCTGCTAAAGCAAATCAGGTCATATCCTTATAGAAAACTGAAGGATTCTGATTTCCATCCGTATGAGCCAGAGTGTGCACTGGATCAAGCTAACCCAAGCTTTGATCAAGACTCTACTACCTCTAACCCTGATGAGCCCAGTGAAACGCATCTTTATGCACGGTTGCCATCTTACACCCCTAAACTCATCAAAGCAAAATCTGCCAAATGTTTTGACAAGAAGCTGAAAACCTTGGAGGAACTCTGTGATGTTTATTTTTTCACCCAAACTCTTGATCAGTTAAATCAAATAGAGAAAACATTTAGAGGCGATGTGTGCTACCTTTTGACCAATCAGATCTGTAAAGCACTTTTAAAGCAGCAAAGTATAACTAACTTCCTTTTTGAAGATAAGTCTGTTTTAGATGAAAAACCAGCTGAAAAACAGTACAGTGGTTGTCAGGGATCTAATCAGGACACTGTCAACACCAAGTGTTTGGAAGAATCTCCAATTCCTAAAGTGTTAATCAGCTTGGAATCTTACAAATCTAGTGTGGAGTCTGTACCTATCAAGTTGGAGCAGGAGATTGAAGATTCCCAAGAACCAGAAGTGACTGAACCTATTGCTTTTGACCGGGAGAATTTGGAATACCTTGATGCAGACATTAAAGGGAGTATTAGTAGCGGTGAAAGCATTGAGGTTTTGGGAACAGAAAAGTCTACTGCGGTTCTGACAAAATCTGAGAGCCAGGCAAGTTTGCCTATCCACCCAAGTCCACAGGTGGTCAGGAGCAAGGCAGTTAGCAGAAGGACCATCAGTGAGGACAGCATTGAAGTCCTCAGCTTGTGTCCTTCGGAATCTTTGATCCCTGAAGATTTTAAAGCAAGCTACCCAAGTGCCATTAATGAAGAATCTTATGCAGATGATGAAGGTCGAGGTATTCACGTCAGCCCGAGTTTAAATCCATCTAACGTTGAAGAGATGGAAGGCAATTCTGAACAGGAGAAATTATTGCCAGTTGATTCTGCCTGTTGTATTGGGAAAGAGTCTCCAAACTTTTTAGAGCCTCTACCTGACCTAACACACAAACATTGTGATGATGATGGTGTGGTCAGTATTCCACCACAGCCATATAGACAGGTGGATCAGGGATTTCATGTGAACTTCACAGACTGTTCTTCACATGATGATGTCTCAGGGGGACTGCTTTCATATGAACTTGATCCGCGTTACTTAAGCAGAATTAGTCTGGATGAATACTCAGACTCCACAAGCTACGTGAGCAGCGCAGCATCCACGTGTTCTGAGACTCCTTCTCCGGCTCATCCTCTCAGTCACTTTAATGAAAGGCACAAAAAAAAGGCTGGCCAGAATGCCTTGAAGTTCATTAGGCAATATCCCTTTGCTCATCCTGCAATATATTCTCTGCTCAGTGGAAGGACGCTAATAGTGCTGGGGGAAGATGAAGCAATGGTAAAGAAACTTGTGACTGCtctctccatctttgttcctagTTGTGGGGTGTATGCCAAGCCTGTGAAACACTGGGTCACTTCCCCTTTGAATATcatggattttcagaagtggaaGCTGATTGGACTGCAGAGGTAAACTAACAGAGATCTCCTTCAAATAGTAGATTCATGGGCTTATTAATGTTAAAAGGTCCAAGCGAATAGTTCCTTTTTTGAGACTTCTTATGTTAAAAAAGGAAGTATTGAAGGGGAATTGATACTATTGAAACGGgaagcacccccacccccatagtcATTTTCATTGGGTGGGGCTTGTTGCTACACATTTCTGCTTGTTAGGTGTACATGTGTGTCTGTATaagacagtggtccccaaactttttatgtcACACCCCACCCAGGGGCCGGGAGCAGTGCCGCGGTTGGGGGCCAAGAGCTGAAGCTGGGACCTCTGCTGGGGGTAGAGCTGGTTGGCGCtacctccccgccccctgcaggAGCCTGAACCTGCCATACCCCCCCagaatgttcctctgtgcccccctacgGTGGCGTGCTCcgcagtttggggaccactggtgtaAAGGGTGGTATTTCCTCCAGTACTTTCCTTCCCAGAAATCCTTTTAAGTGTTAAACTTCCAATGCATTCTGTTGGGTGTTAGCCATCAGattcctgttaaagtcaatgggaaatcataCAGCTAGAATACCAAAGAGCCCCATCCAGCAAAGTGAAGCAAGCAAGTGTATTGGTCCAGGGctttgctggagcagggccatAATACTTGAAGGTGTCTCTTTGAATTCCTTCTTGTGCTCCCACCAGAGGGGTCGGAACCTCTTGGGTAGAAGTCTGCTTTTTTTCTAGCTGAAGTTTGTTTTAAATCGTCCTCCTTGTCACAGGGGCCTTTAGTTTTCCATTAGGTTTTTATTAAGAAATGTGCTTTTGATTAAATGAAAGGCTAGAACATCTGACCAACAGCAGTTGTTTGAGTTAGAGGGAAAGTGGCCTGCTTGTATCCACGTATTAGCAACCCCGCCAGTCAGGTGATGGGGAGAGAAGCAAAAGTCCTGAGCCCTGCAGTGATGTGTCTAAATACAGTGGAACACATTTAGAGTGAAACCGCACTGTAAAATGGCACAAAAGGCCCAAATTGCTCCATGTGCTGCAAGGATCAAACTTCAGTTTGGCTTATGGGGAAACTTCTGCTTTAGGCGAAGATATTCGGTGGAAAAGCAGAACTGGAAGAGGGTTTCCCTGGGGCTGTAAGATATTTCTAAAATCTAATTATTCAGTTCTTAAAACATACGGTATTACTTTGTTTGCTACTATATGAAAACAG includes the following:
- the SMCR8 gene encoding guanine nucleotide exchange protein SMCR8, with protein sequence MISAPDVVAFTREEEFEEEAYNEPSLPEEYSVPLFPFANHGANPWSKLSGSKFTKDFILISEFSEQVGPQPLLTIPDDAKVSGTFDLNYFSLRIMSVDYQASFVGHPPGCSYPKLNFVEDSKVVLGDSKEGAFAYVHHLTLYDLEARGFVRPFCMAYISTDEHKIMQQFQELSTEFSKASECLKTGNRKAFANELEKKLKDLDYTRTVLHNETEIQKKANDKGFYTTQAIEKANELASVEKSIIEHQDLLKQIRSYPYRKLKDSDFHPYEPECALDQANPSFDQDSTTSNPDEPSETHLYARLPSYTPKLIKAKSAKCFDKKLKTLEELCDVYFFTQTLDQLNQIEKTFRGDVCYLLTNQICKALLKQQSITNFLFEDKSVLDEKPAEKQYSGCQGSNQDTVNTKCLEESPIPKVLISLESYKSSVESVPIKLEQEIEDSQEPEVTEPIAFDRENLEYLDADIKGSISSGESIEVLGTEKSTAVLTKSESQASLPIHPSPQVVRSKAVSRRTISEDSIEVLSLCPSESLIPEDFKASYPSAINEESYADDEGRGIHVSPSLNPSNVEEMEGNSEQEKLLPVDSACCIGKESPNFLEPLPDLTHKHCDDDGVVSIPPQPYRQVDQGFHVNFTDCSSHDDVSGGLLSYELDPRYLSRISLDEYSDSTSYVSSAASTCSETPSPAHPLSHFNERHKKKAGQNALKFIRQYPFAHPAIYSLLSGRTLIVLGEDEAMVKKLVTALSIFVPSCGVYAKPVKHWVTSPLNIMDFQKWKLIGLQRVVSPAGVNMLHSLGRYSRYISILDADSKTLRCPLYKGTLVPRLADHRTQIKRGSTYYMHVQNILTQLCSKAFLYAFCHHLHLPINETETEESIVSRRMNFLKLHLGLVNEDVKVVQYLAELLKLQYIQEPVSGINPMLRFDYVPSFLYKI